From Roseovarius pelagicus:
GAATCCACCAGCGCGGCAGGAGAGCGGTCGATACTCGGAGGTTTGGTGGCCACGATTCAGACTCCCAACAATTCGTGTTTAAGTTTTTCGTCCTGAGCAATCTCCTCGCTGGTCTTTTCCTCAGTGATGTAGCCGTGATCGTAGATATAGCAGCGCTCGGCCAAGCTGAGCGCCGCACCCACATTTTGTTCGACCAGCAAAACGGTCATCTTCTCGCGCTTGAGGTTGGAGATGATCTCGACCAGATCCTCAACAATAACGGGCGCAAGACCCTCGGTCGGCTCATCCAGCATCAGAATGTCGGGGTTGCCCATCAGCGCGCGTGCGATCGAGAGCATCTGTTGTTCGCCGCCGCTCAGGTTGCCACCGTCACGTCCGGCAATCTGGCCCAATTTGGGAAACACCCCATAAACCCTGTCTACAGTCCAGTTTGCGGCGCCATCAGGGGCAGTTTTCCTGCCCAGTTTGAGGTTTTCCTCGACCGAGAGGGTC
This genomic window contains:
- a CDS encoding ABC transporter ATP-binding protein; the encoded protein is MLELRNVDAFYGRAQALFSISLKVEEGECVALLGRNGAGKTTTLLSIMNLVKNTGDILFKGKPLNGKQAFSVAKAGVGFVPDSRRIFPTLSVEENLKLGRKTAPDGAANWTVDRVYGVFPKLGQIAGRDGGNLSGGEQQMLSIARALMGNPDILMLDEPTEGLAPVIVEDLVEIISNLKREKMTVLLVEQNVGAALSLAERCYIYDHGYITEEKTSEEIAQDEKLKHELLGV